A segment of the Deltaproteobacteria bacterium genome:
GCTCGCCGATTCCGCCACCAGCGCCCGTTGCAGACGGTCGACGAACAGGCTCACCGCCGTCACCGCGCCCACCGCCAACAGCAGCGCGGCGAGCAACAGGCGCAGCTCTCCGGCGCGCCAGTCGCGCAGCGCGAGACGCAGCGCCAGCGACAGGCTCACGGCGCGGGCTCCGGCAGAGTCTGTACGCGCCTCATGCAGCTCTCCACGTTGACCTTGACGCTCCTGATCACGGCGCCGCCTCCCGTGGCGCCTGCATGCGCCCGGCGTCCAGGGTGACGATCTCGGCACAGCGGCCCGCCAGCGCGGCGTCGTGGGTCACCAGCATCAGCGTGGTGCCGGCCTCCCGGTTTAGCTCGAAGAGCAGGTCGGCGATCTTGCCGCCGGTGGCGGTGTCGAGGTTTCCGGTGGGCTCGTCCGCGAAGAGCACCTTGGGACCGGAGGCGAAGGCGCGGGCGATGGCCACGCGCTGCTGCTCGCCGCCCGAGAGCTGGAGCGGATAATGGGTGGTGCGCGCACTCAGGCCCACGCGCTCCAGGAACCCGAGGGCGTCTTCGCGCGCCTGCCGTTGGCCGCGCAGCTCCAGCGGCAGCATGACGTTCTCCAGCGCGGTGAGGCTGTCGATGAGTTGAAAGGTCTGGAACACGAACCCGACGCTGCGCGCGCGCACCCGTGCGCGCTGCTCTTCGTCCAGCGCGGTGATCTCGTCGCCGTCCAGCCAGACGTCGCCGCTGGTGGGGAGGTCGAGGCCGGCAAGGATGCTGAGCAGCGTGGTCTTGCCGGAACCGGATTCGCCCACAACGGCGACCTGTCCGCCGGCGTCGACCGCGAGATCGATGCCGTCCAGTATGGTCAGCTCACCTTCGACGGTGGGCACGCGCTTGACCACGGCCGTGGCCCGCAATATGCATCCTGACATGAGAGTTTTCTCGATGGGACGGTCGCCGGCTCTTCTGATTGGACTGTTGCGGGGTTCCCTGCTCGTGGCCGTGCTTGTTGCAGTAGCTGGACACGCGCCGGCTTCGGACGCGGGCAAGACCGTGCTGGTCATGGGAAACAGTATCAGCGCCGCCTATGGACTTCAAACCGGGAAGGGCGAGCGCGGCTGGGTGGAGTTGCTTCGCGAGCGCCTGGGACCGCGTCACCGCGTGGTCAACGCCAGCATCAGCGGCGACACCACCGTGGGCGGCCTGGCGCGCCTGCCCAAGACGCTGGCAGTCCACAAGCCCGACATCGTCATCATCGAGCTGGGCGGCAACGACGGCCTGCGCGGCTACCCCGTGGCCTCCATCCGCGCCAACCTCCTGGCCATGAGCCGCGCCGTCATCGCCGCGGGCGCCAGACCCGTCCTCGCCGGCATGCAGATGACCCCCAACCTGGGGCCGCGCTACACCGGCGCCTTCCGCCGGATGTACCCCGACGTCGCCGCCGAGACCGGTGCCGCGCTCGTACCCTTCATCCTCGAAGGCGTCGCCCTCGACGAGAACCTCATGCAGCGCGACGGCATCCACCCCAACGCCAAGGCCCAGCCGCGGCTGCTGGACAACGTCTGGCCGGTGCTGGAGCCGTTGTTGGAGGGGGACTGAGGGGTTAGTCGGTGACCCGGACGTTGTCGGGGTCTGGACGATCCAGACGAGGAGCAGGAAATGGAGAACGGCGAGTTCGCAGACGGAGAATAATGACGAAGAGAACAAACACGAAGGTACGCGTGCGAACGGCAACCTTGGCGGACGCAGAGCGCATCGCGGCATTTCAGCAGGCCATGGCCCTGGAGACCGAGGGCAAGATGCTGGATGCGACAACGCTACGGCGGGGCGTAGCCGGCGTGTTCGAAGCGCCGGAGAAGGGATTCTATCTCGTGGCGGCCGCGGACGCAGCCGAAGGCGGCACCGCTCCGGTGGTGGCAAGCCTGCTCATCACCTACGAGTGGAGCGACTGGCGCAACGCCACCTTCTGGTGGATCCAGAGCGTTTACGTGGATGCCGGCTGGCGGCGGAAGGGCGTCTATCGCGCTATGTACGACCACGTGTTGAGCCTTGCCGGGGCCCGTGGCGACGTCTGCGGCATACGCCTTTACGTGGAGCGCACGAACGCCGTCGCCCAACAGACCTATGACAGTCTGGGCATGCACAAGTCGCACTACGACCTGTACGAGATTGACTTCACGTGATCAGCGGCGTGATTTCCCTCTCGGGAAGATCTGCCGTCAAGTCAGCGCTCGAGACTCCATTGGGTGCCCCTAGCCGTCATGGACGCTCTGCCCCTTGTCTGCCAGCGAGAAAAGCCGCCGTGCCGTCTCGGCCTCGGGTATGGAGAACTTCCCTTCCCACGCCAGCTCGGCCAGCAGCCTGCCGCTGAGGGGCGCGAACTTGAACCCGTGGCCCGAGAAGCCCGCGCCGATGGCGATGCGCGGGTTTTCGGGATGGTGGTCGATAATGAAGTCCTCGTTGGGGGAAACCGTGTACAGGCAGTGCTCGGCGCCGGCGAGGGTCCAACCCCTGGCGTTGAACAACATGGTCATGAAGCGGTTCAGGTCGTCGATCCTGTACTGGGCCACGGAATCCGGCGGGTCGTCGGGGTCGTCGTTCCTGCCGTACCGGACGTGGCGCGCCACCTTGACGCCGGTGCGGCCGAACTCCGGCATGCCGTAGAACACGTCGTTCTCTTCCTCTCCCATGTACATGCACACCGGGAAGCGGCCGGGCCGGTAGGCGTCGATGTTGTCCGGCGGCATGAAATACCCCACCGTCTGGCGGGCGACCGCGAGCCTGGGCTCCAGGAACGGCAGCAACTGTCCCGCCCACGCGCCCGCGGCCACGATCAGGCACTCGGCCTCGAGGACGCCGGCGCTGGTCTCGACGGTGACGGGGTCGGCGGCGGGGTCGAACCCATGGACGACGGTGTTCTCGAAAATCCGCACACCGTTCTCGCCGGCCAACCGGGCCAGCGATTCCATGGTTTCGCCGGCGGCGACGATGCCGGCGGTCCGGTCGAGCAACACCCGCTCCACGCCTTCCAGCTTGAACTGGGGGTAAAGCCTGCGCGCCTCCTCCGGCGTGACCACGTCGACATCCACGCCTTCCTGCCCCACCGCGCGAATGTAGCTGTTGAAACCGTCGCAGGGAGCTCCCGCGAAGAGTCCTGGATTCGGGTGGACGAGACGGGTGCCGGCGTCCTTCTCCAACCGGGGCCACTCCTCCCCGTGCACCCATTGCATCAAGCGCACGTACTCCGGCGCGGTGTACGCGCTCCGCGTGATGCGCGCCGCCCCGTGCGAGCTGCCTC
Coding sequences within it:
- a CDS encoding ABC transporter ATP-binding protein, producing MSGCILRATAVVKRVPTVEGELTILDGIDLAVDAGGQVAVVGESGSGKTTLLSILAGLDLPTSGDVWLDGDEITALDEEQRARVRARSVGFVFQTFQLIDSLTALENVMLPLELRGQRQAREDALGFLERVGLSARTTHYPLQLSGGEQQRVAIARAFASGPKVLFADEPTGNLDTATGGKIADLLFELNREAGTTLMLVTHDAALAGRCAEIVTLDAGRMQAPREAAP
- a CDS encoding arylesterase; the protein is MGNSISAAYGLQTGKGERGWVELLRERLGPRHRVVNASISGDTTVGGLARLPKTLAVHKPDIVIIELGGNDGLRGYPVASIRANLLAMSRAVIAAGARPVLAGMQMTPNLGPRYTGAFRRMYPDVAAETGAALVPFILEGVALDENLMQRDGIHPNAKAQPRLLDNVWPVLEPLLEGD
- a CDS encoding GNAT family N-acetyltransferase, producing the protein MTKRTNTKVRVRTATLADAERIAAFQQAMALETEGKMLDATTLRRGVAGVFEAPEKGFYLVAAADAAEGGTAPVVASLLITYEWSDWRNATFWWIQSVYVDAGWRRKGVYRAMYDHVLSLAGARGDVCGIRLYVERTNAVAQQTYDSLGMHKSHYDLYEIDFT
- the solA gene encoding N-methyl-L-tryptophan oxidase, giving the protein MRNHTFDALVIGGGVNGLSALYHLARLGVSRLGLVERFSIGHERGSSHGAARITRSAYTAPEYVRLMQWVHGEEWPRLEKDAGTRLVHPNPGLFAGAPCDGFNSYIRAVGQEGVDVDVVTPEEARRLYPQFKLEGVERVLLDRTAGIVAAGETMESLARLAGENGVRIFENTVVHGFDPAADPVTVETSAGVLEAECLIVAAGAWAGQLLPFLEPRLAVARQTVGYFMPPDNIDAYRPGRFPVCMYMGEEENDVFYGMPEFGRTGVKVARHVRYGRNDDPDDPPDSVAQYRIDDLNRFMTMLFNARGWTLAGAEHCLYTVSPNEDFIIDHHPENPRIAIGAGFSGHGFKFAPLSGRLLAELAWEGKFSIPEAETARRLFSLADKGQSVHDG